The DNA segment GCTGCGCGCCGGCTTGGATTTCCGGCGTACCAACTGGTCCATGACCGTGGGACGGCGGCTGGACACCTCTATCGAGAGCCGACCGGACTGGAAACCGGACTGGTATGGCATCGCCATCGACGAACTCCTGCCATGGCGGCTGCACCTGCGCGTCGAGGTGCAGCACCTGATCCGGCTCAGTACCTCGGGCGCCATCCTGTTCACGATCCGCACCTACCTCGCCTCACTCGCCGAGATCGCCGAAGTACCGGCGTGGCGGCGACGGCTGGCCGCCGTACTCGCCGATCTGCCTCCCGACGTCGCCGAGTACAAGGGGCTCACCGAATGCCTTCCCGCCGCGGTGCGGTGGCTGCGTTCTGGGGCCTCGGCGTCGTGAGCAGGGCAAACGCGTAGCGCGCCGGAAAATGTCGGTGGCCGATGCGAACATATGTTCGTGTCGATCGAAGGGTCCATCCTGCACGCCGACCTCGACGCGTTCTACGCGTCGGTGGAGCAGCGCGACAACCCGAGGTTGCGGGCACGGCCCGTGATCGTCGGCGGGGGAGTGGTGCTCGCGGCCAGCTATGAAGCCAAAGCGCGGGGTGTCCGCACGGCGATGGGCGGAACGCGGGCGCGGCGACTGTGTCCCGACGCCGTCGTCGTGCCGCCGCGGATGTCGGCGTACGCGCAGGCGAGCAAGGCGGTGTTCGAGATCTTCCGCGAAACCTCACCTGTCGTCGAAGGCATCTCCATCGACGAAGCGTTTCTCGACGTCGGCGGGCTGTGGCGCTTGGCGGGCCCCGCTCGCGGCATCGCCGAGCGGCTACGCCGCACCGTCGCCGAACGCGTCGGGCTTCCCATCACCGTGGGTGTCGCGCGCACCAAGTTCCTCGCCAAGGTCGCCAGCGGCGTCGCGAAACCGGACGGCCTGCTCGTCGTACCCTCCGACGGCGAGCTGGCGTTCCTGCATCCGCTGCCCGTCGAGCGACTGTGGGGCGTCGGCAAGGTCACCGCGGCCAAGCTGCACGCGAAGGGCTTGCTGACCGTCGGTCATGTCGCCGCGCTTCCCGAGCCGGATCTCGTGAGGCTGCTCGGTGTCGCCTCAGGGCGGCATCTGCACGCGCTCGCCCACAATCGCGATCCGCGTCCAGTACGGGCCGGGCGCAGGCGCAGGTCCATGGGCTCTCAGCGGGCGCTCGGTAGCAGAAGACGCCGTACGCCGGAGGAACTGGACGCCATGCTCGCCGGGCTCGTCGACCGGCTGGGCCGGAGGCTGCGCGCCGCGGGCAGGGTGTGCGGAACCGTGGTGCTTCGCCTTCGGTTCGCCGACTTCACCATGGTGACCAGATCGCACACCCTGCCCGAGGCCACCGCGCACACCGAAACTATCCTCGCCGCC comes from the Prauserella marina genome and includes:
- the dinB gene encoding DNA polymerase IV — its product is MFVSIEGSILHADLDAFYASVEQRDNPRLRARPVIVGGGVVLAASYEAKARGVRTAMGGTRARRLCPDAVVVPPRMSAYAQASKAVFEIFRETSPVVEGISIDEAFLDVGGLWRLAGPARGIAERLRRTVAERVGLPITVGVARTKFLAKVASGVAKPDGLLVVPSDGELAFLHPLPVERLWGVGKVTAAKLHAKGLLTVGHVAALPEPDLVRLLGVASGRHLHALAHNRDPRPVRAGRRRRSMGSQRALGSRRRRTPEELDAMLAGLVDRLGRRLRAAGRVCGTVVLRLRFADFTMVTRSHTLPEATAHTETILAAARVLLAAAAPVIARDGITLIGVSLSNLDNDDAVQLVLPFGEQDGPALDSALDVVRDRFGSSAITRAALLGREQGPSVPLLPD